The stretch of DNA CTGGGGGTAGTCTCAATGCGGATTCAAATAGAGAAAAGCAAGGGATACCGTAACAGCCATGACAACTACTGATACGTTTCGGCAAAGCTTGATGGAAGCGGGGCTAGATCGCGTCGCATCCCAACTGACTGACGCGCTTGAGCCCAGTGTCAGCATTCAGACCGCTCCTCTGGCAGACTATGCGATCCCTGTTGGTGCATCCAAGTTCGGCGGCCAACCGGATGTACCCGTTGATTTCGAGTGGCCACTCTGGAACGGCGCACCGCTGTCCTTTCTTGGTCAGATCAACCTCGCAAACATTACACAATATGCCTGCACGGCCGCGTTGCCTCCAACAGGACTCCTCTCATTCTTCTATGATCCAGAGCAGTCCACCTGGGGCTTCGACCCCAAGGATCGTGGCAGTTGGTCTGTTCGGTTTACCTCAAATTCTGATCTTCAGCGAGCAACATTCCCAGCGGGCCTGCCAGATCACGCACGGTATACCCCGTGCCAGCTAACCTTCAGCGATTGCATGACTCCTATCAGCTCGAGATCAGACACCTTCCGAAAACTTAAACTCACTGACGAAGAGTTTAATTTCTACATTCGTCTGATCTACAGTGAGGACTCACTTCGTCACCACCTATTTGGGCATCCGCAGGAAATTCAAGGTGAAATGCAACTCGAATGTCAGTTGGCGTCGAACGGTATCAATTGCGGCGACCTCGAAGGATATGATGATACTCGTGTCCCGATGCTTAAACCTGGTGCTGCCGACTGGCGATTGTTGCTTCAGCTCGATAGCGATGACAACGCTGGCTGGATGTGGGGCGATCTAGGCCGACTGTATTTTTGGATCACAAACGACAGTCTTCAGTCACGCAAATTCGAGAACATTTGGATGGTTCTCCAGTGCGGATGAACGAGGCGAGATAATAAAAAACATACACTGGAACGCGGCCGGTATCGCAATTCGAAAATGTACGTCGCTGGTCCGCGTCCGTCGTGATTTCGGCAACGGAACGAACCTATTTATGGACTTCGCACGCACCGGCGGAACTCATACGACGATGAAGCCCGTGGTCGTTCCCATGAAGATCAGTTTTTATTATTCTCTTTGATTAAACGGACGGAAACACGTCGGTGGTGGACAGAGTCAGTTGTCGCGAGTACGCTGTTGGCCCCTAGAGCTGAATTAACTTCACTTACAAACTTCACAGACAACGGAACAGGCCCCCATGAGTGATCGAATTGTGATGCGTACCGGAGAGTCTCTTGTTGCTGGCGGACCACCGTTTACAGCTGCGGAGCCTGAAGTTGTCATCGGCGAATTGGACGGGCCGGTCGGAACAGCGATTGCCACTTTGACGGGCGGCCAATCGGCTGGCCACTCGAAAGTCTTTGCAATCTTGGACACCGATATTCAGGTGCGGCCAGTGACTCTGATGGTCAGTAAGGTGACGGTCAAGAGCACAGCCTACACGAATATCTTAATGGGGACTGTGCAAGCGGCGATTGCCAACG from Symmachiella dynata encodes:
- the fae gene encoding formaldehyde-activating enzyme; translated protein: MSDRIVMRTGESLVAGGPPFTAAEPEVVIGELDGPVGTAIATLTGGQSAGHSKVFAILDTDIQVRPVTLMVSKVTVKSTAYTNILMGTVQAAIANGVLDAVRAGDIPKEKANDLGIVCSVWLNPGAATEENLDHKALFEIHRKATAQAIHKAMHNEPSIDWLLEHQDEVTHKYYQRGLDGTL
- a CDS encoding YwqG family protein codes for the protein MTTTDTFRQSLMEAGLDRVASQLTDALEPSVSIQTAPLADYAIPVGASKFGGQPDVPVDFEWPLWNGAPLSFLGQINLANITQYACTAALPPTGLLSFFYDPEQSTWGFDPKDRGSWSVRFTSNSDLQRATFPAGLPDHARYTPCQLTFSDCMTPISSRSDTFRKLKLTDEEFNFYIRLIYSEDSLRHHLFGHPQEIQGEMQLECQLASNGINCGDLEGYDDTRVPMLKPGAADWRLLLQLDSDDNAGWMWGDLGRLYFWITNDSLQSRKFENIWMVLQCG